A genomic stretch from Plasmodium brasilianum strain Bolivian I chromosome 9, whole genome shotgun sequence includes:
- a CDS encoding RAP protein, translating into MKENSFYKSFIRDRERQLDNVDVKKLNENERKLLNDINKKKNSNYNNNNRVNEELLDKSVSLEETEEKEKKIRISPRKYWFHKDYFSPDISTLNTVRARELRFLMMNEAKLVRKGKTVDLELWLAFMNRVITLSTKVHVRSLLRYLQTIASVKVTNKKMINDILCEIFNRENNMKPKHYVYLFQSCSRLKWNDFKLIYALKNMTLCWSILRNNFLIKSANSISKLDLANIVYSKALQITLQERLGNFTGKELRAIKAITFLEFFNEEMIIKFISLATFYKEYFNYYTRHLQILYLYIMLFHTSIYNKLTEEQREFLQRYSRESNLKKINKINHKNYLNSLRRKERTVRGCLRSDDNDCSGSHYPCSDYSSTDDEGCSDSDYEGCSDSDDAGCSDSNDEGYSDGNSSSNDKDIYSGNVGDDDDEIVEDGVKFYNKPNIMNNTSRNLKEKVQIDGKNSEHIKLGDKICGGYTSMLHKEVSDLLTILKIEHLNSVKCGPFMVDIYHPESNYIIELNAHFQYYLNSENLTALSKWRHKFLFQMGYKVIHIPYRTWNNIPNDNQKIDYICSVLPNIVLASSPVYSHMGNF; encoded by the coding sequence ATGAAggaaaattctttttataaatcttTTATAAGAGATAGAGAAAGACAGTTAGATAATGTGGatgtgaaaaaattaaatgaaaatgaacgaaaattattaaatgatataaataaaaagaaaaatagtaattacaataataataatagagtGAATGAAGAATTATTAGATAAAAGCGTTTCGTTAGAAGAAACagaggaaaaggaaaaaaaaattcgaaTTAGTCCCAGAAAATATTGGTTTCACAAAGACTATTTCTCTCCTGATATATCAACATTAAATACAGTAAGGGCCAGAGAATTGCGATTTTTAATGATGAATGAAGCAAAATTAGTTAGAAAGGGGAAAACTGTAGATTTGGAATTATGGTTAGCTTTCATGAACAGAGTCATAACTTTGTCTACAAAAGTACATGTACGAAGTCTTTTAAGATATTTACAAACTATTGCATCTGTTAAAgttactaataaaaaaatgataaatgatatattgtGTGAGATTTTTAATagagaaaataatatgaagcCAAAGCATTATGTATATCTTTTTCAAAGTTGTTCAAGATTAAAATGGAAtgattttaaattaatatatgcattaaaaaatatgaccTTATGTTGGTCTATTCtgagaaataattttttgataaaatctGCTAATTCTATTTCTAAATTAGATTTAGCAAATATTGTATATAGTAAGGCTTTACAAATAACATTACAGGAAAGATTAGGTAATTTCACAGGGAAAGAATTAAGAGCAATTAAGGCTATAACTTTTCtcgaattttttaatgaagaaatgatcataaaatttatatcattagcTACATTTTACAAAGAATATTTCAATTATTACACAAGACATTTGCAAATActgtacttatatattatgttgtTTCACACATCCATATATAACAAGCTCACTGAGGAGCAAAGGGAATTTCTACAACGCTATTCAAGGGAAagcaatttaaaaaaaattaacaaaataaaccataaaaattatttgaacaGTTTGAGGAGAAAGGAAAGAACGGTTAGAGGGTGTTTACGCAGTGATGATAACGACTGTTCAGGTAGCCACTATCCATGTAGCGACTATTCAAGCACCGACGATGAGGGATGTTCAGATAGCGATTATGAGGGATGCTCAGATAGCGACGATGCGGGATGCTCAGATAGCAACGATGAGGGATATTCAGATGGAAACTCTTCAAGTAATGACAAGGATATTTACTCAGGAAACGTTGgagatgatgatgatgaaatTGTTGAAGATGGAGTGAAGTTTTACAATAAAccaaatataatgaataacACTAGTAGAAACTTGAAAGAAAAAGTCCAGATCGATGGAAAAAATAGTGAACATATTAAATTAGGAGATAAAATATGTGGTGGGTATACAAGTATGCTACATAAAGAGGTAAGTGATCTATTAAcgatattaaaaatagaacaCCTAAATTCAGTTAAATGTGGACCTTTTATGGTTGATATTTATCACCCTGAatcaaattatattattgaatTAAATGCACATTTTcagtattatttaaattcaGAAAATTTAACGGCTTTATCAAAATGGAgacataaatttttgtttcaGATGGGGTATAAAGTAATTCATATTCCATATCGTACATGGAATAATATACCTAATGATAATCAAAAAATTGATTATATATGCAGCGTTTTACCAAATATTGTATTAGCGAGTTCACCTGTTTATTCACACATgggtaatttttaa
- a CDS encoding RAP protein, with translation MKIKISKRKSWIKRKKKWMLPKIEKSYLKQEQDFTVPHKTIPLNENKKYEANRNNNNSNYSNDGKYSKDSYNNENTKNIDSEETGYNRMLEELKGKGKKNLKPHEYKKLLKKKEHIPKNDDKISLRHLLQKGRKNVNLDIRDFKEEEKEKKKKN, from the coding sequence atgaaaatcaAAATTTCCAAAAGGAAGAGTtggataaaaagaaaaaaaaaatggatgttacctaaaattgaaaaatcgTATTTAAAGCAGGAGCAGGATTTTACCGTTCCTCATAAAACCATACCACtcaatgaaaataaaaaatacgaagCAAATAGGAACAATAATAACAGCAATTATAGTAATGATGGCAAATATAGTAAAGATAGCTATAATAAcgaaaatacgaaaaatatAGACTCGGAAGAAACAGGCTATAATCGAATGTTAGAAGAACTTAAAGGAAAGGGGAAAAAGAACTTGAAACCACACGAATACAAGAAATTACTTAAAAAGAAGGAGCATATTCCAAAAAATGATGACAAAATAAGTTTGAGACATTTATTGCAAAAAGGGAGAAAAAATGTGAATTTAGATATTCGAGATTTTAAGGAagaagagaaagaaaaaaaaaaaaagaactga
- a CDS encoding ribosomal protein L37: MLQLYKNFILHINRRSVFPICIRNVFLSNYSLAPKVKSGKKGQDKKDSGSNKTESSEKVHVFNIYNSVDKDHEILPDHAYPKWLWKLEKPLKTYGELALMFLYGKDVENSTAQDYYRFRRLHNKNLIKLNNLRLKKSKRSTVKPIFWDL, encoded by the exons ATGTTGcaattatacaaaaattttattttacacatAAATAGAAGATCCGTATTTCCTATATGTATaagaaatgtttttttaagtaattaCTCATTGGCCCCAAAGGTAAAGTCTGGTAAAAAGGGGCAAGATAAAAAAGATTCTGGTAGTAATAAAACGGAAAGTAGTGAAAAGGTTCacgtttttaatatatataactctGTTGACAAAGATCATGAAATTTTACCTGACCATGCATATCCGAAGTGGTTGTGGAAATTAGAAAAACCATTGAAGACTTATGGTGAATTAGCCCTAATGTTTTTATACGGAAAG gATGTTGAAAATTCCACAGCACAAGATTATTATCGCTTTCGTAGGttgcataataaaaatttaattaaattaaataatttaagatTGAAAAAATCAAAACGATCAACAGTTAAACCTATCTTTTGGGACCTCTAG